One Glycine max cultivar Williams 82 chromosome 3, Glycine_max_v4.0, whole genome shotgun sequence DNA window includes the following coding sequences:
- the LOC102668720 gene encoding putative disease resistance RPP13-like protein 1: MAAALVGGAFLSAFLDVVFDRLASREFVHLILGNKLSKKLLQKLETTLRVVGAVLHDAEKKQITNTNVKHWLNDLKDAVYEADDLLDHVFTKAATQKKVRNFFSRFSDRKIVSKLEDIVVTLESHLKLKESLDLKESAVENLSWKAPSTSVEDGSHIYGRQKDKEAIIKLLLEDNSDGSEVSVVPIVGMGGVGKTTLAQLVYNDENLVEIFDFKAWVCISKEFDVLKITKTMIEAITGEPCKLNDLNLLHLELMDKLKDKKFLIVLDDVWTEDYVDWSLIKKPFNRGIRRSKILLTTRSEKTASIVQTVHTYHLNQLSNEDCWSVFVNHACLSSESNENTTTLEKIGKEIVKRCNGLPLAAQSLGGMLRKKHDIVDWNNILNSDIWELSESECKVIPALRLSYHYLPPHLKRCFVYCSLYPQDYQFEKNELILLWMAEDLLKKSSKGRTLEEVGHEYFDDLVSRSFFQRSNTSRSSWPYGKCFVMHDLIHDLATSLGGDFYFRSEELGKETKIKTKTRHLSFTKFNSSVLDNFDVVGRAKFLRTFLSIINFEAAPFNNEEARCIIVSKLMYLRVLSFCDFRSLDSLPDSIGKLIHLRYLDLSDSSVETLPKSLCNLYNLQTLKLRSCRKLTKLPSDMCNLVNLRHLEIFWTPIKEMPRGMSKLNHLQHLDFFAVGKHEENGIKELGGLSNLCGELEIRKLENVSQSEEALEARMMDKKHINSLQLEWSRFNNNRTNFQLEIDVLCKLQPHFNIESLQIIGYEGTRFPDWMGNSSYCNMISLKLRDCDNCSMLPSLGQLPSLKVLEISVLNRLKTIDAGFYKNEECHSGTSFPSLESLAFYGMPCWEVWSSFDSEAFPVLKSLYIRDCPKLEGNLPNHLPVLKKLAIKYCELLVSSLPTAPAIQSLEISESNKVALHALPLLVETIEVEGSPMVESMMEAITNIQPTCLRSLTLRDCSSAVSFPGGRLPESLKSLHIKDL, encoded by the coding sequence ATGGCAGCAGCACTGGTAGGTGGTGCCTTTCTCTCTGCTTTCCTTGATGTGGTTTTCGACAGGCTGGCTTCACGTGAGTTTGTTCACTTGATCCTTGGAAATAAGCTTAGCAAGAAGTTGCTTCAAAAGTTGGAGACCACTCTCAGAGTGGTTGGAGCTGTGCTTCATGATGCCGAGAAGAAACAGATCACAAACACCAATGTCAAACACTGGCTCAATGATCTCAAAGATGCTGTCTATGAGGCCGATGACTTACTCGACCATGTTTTCACCAAAGCTGCCACCCAAAAGAAGGTAAGAAACTTTTTTTCTCGCTTTTCCGATAGGAAGATCGTTAGTAAGTTGGAAGACATAGTTGTCACACTTGAGTCTCATTTAAAACTCAAGGAGAGTCTTGATTTGAAAGAGAGTGCAGTGGAGAACTTGTCATGGAAAGCTCCATCAACATCTGTGGAAGATGGATCTCATATATATGGTAGGCAGAAAGATAAGGAGGCCATAATCAAGTTGTTGTTGGAGGATAACAGTGACGGTAGTGAAGTGTCTGTGGTTCCTATTGTGGGCATGGGTGGGGTTGGAAAAACTACTTTGGCCCAACTGGTGTACAATGATGAGAATCTGGTAGAGATATTTGACTTTAAGGCATGGGTTTGTATTTCTAAAGAATTTGATGTTCTGAAGATCACAAAAACTATGATAGAGGCGATTACTGGAGAGCCTTGTAAATTGAATGATCTGAATCTACTTCATCTTGAATTGATGGACAagctgaaagataaaaaattcttaattgtCTTGGATGATGTTTGGACAGAGGATTATGTTGATTGGAGTCTTATTAAGAAACCATTTAACCGTGGGATTAGGAGAAGTAAGATTCTTCTAACAACCCGCAGTGAAAAAACAGCATCTATAGTCCAAACTGTTCACACCTATCATCTAAACCAATTGTCGAATGAAGATTGTTGGTCAGTGTTTGTGAACCATGCGTGTCTTTCCTCTGAATCGAACGAGAACACAACAACACTAGAAAAAATTGGAAAGGAGATTGTTAAAAGGTGCAACGGACTGCCTTTAGCAGCACAGTCGCTTGGAGGCATGTTGAGAAAAAAGCATGACATCGTGGATTGGAATAATATTCTGAATAGTGACATTTGGGAACTTTCTGAAAGTGAGTGTAAAGTTATTCCAGCACTGAGACTTAGTTATCATTATCTCCCTCCACATTTAAAACGGTGCTTTGTTTATTGTTCCTTGTATCCACAAGATtaccaatttgaaaaaaatgaattaatcttGTTGTGGATGGCCGAAGATCTTTTGAAGAAATCAAGCAAAGGTAGGACTTTAGAAGAGGTTGGTCATGAGTATTTTGACGATTTGGTTTCGAGATCATTTttccaacgttcaaacacaaGTAGAAGTAGTTGGCCTTATGGCAAATGTTTTGTGATGCATGACCTCATCCATGATCTAGCCACATCACTCGGTGGAGATTTTTACTTTAGATCAGAAGAACTTGGGAAAGAAACAAAGATCAAGACCAAGACTCGTCATTTGTCATTTACGAAATTCAATTCTTCAGTCTTGGACAACTTTGATGTTGTTGGTAGAGCAAAATTTCTGAGAACTTTTTTGTCCATTATCAATTTTGAAGCTGCTCCATTCAACAACGAGGAGGCACGATGTATCATAGTGTCGAAGCTTATGTACTTGAGAGTTTTATCATTTTGTGACTTCCGAAGTTTGGATTCTTTGCCTGATTCAATAGGTAAATTGATCCATCTGCGCTATTTAGATCTTTCTGATTCAAGTGTAGAAACACTGCCAAAGTCATTGTGTAATTTATACAATCTGCAAACTTTGAAGTTGCGTAGTTGCAGAAAGCTGACTAAGTTGCCTAGTGACATGTGCAATCTTGTTAATTTGCGTCATCTTGAGATATTTTGGACTCCTATAAAAGAGATGCCGAGAGGAATGagtaaattaaatcatttacaACATCTGGATTTCTTTGCTGTGGGCAAGCACGAAGAGAATGGAATCAAAGAATTGGGAGGACTTTCAAATCTTTGTGGTGAACTTGAAATTAGGAAGTTGGAGAATGTTTCCCAAAGTGAAGAAGCGTTGGAGGCAAGGATGATGGATAAAAAACACATTAATAGTTTACAGTTGGAATGGTCTAGATTTAACAACAACAGGACCAACTTCCAACTTGAAATAGATGTGCTTTGCAAGTTACAGCCTCACTTTAACATTGAATCGTTGCAAATAATAGGCTATGAAGGAACCAGATTTCCAGATTGGATGGGAAATTCTTCCTACTGCAATATGATTAGTCTAAAATTGCGTGATTGTGACAACTGTAGTATGCTTCCTTCACTTGGACAACTACCTTCTCTCAAGGTCCTTGAAATTTCAGTATTGAATAGGCTGAAGACTATTGATGCAGGTTTCTACAAGAATGAAGAATGTCATTCTGGGACGTCCTTTCCCTCCCTTGAATCTCTGGCCTTTTATGGCATGCCTTGCTGGGAGGTGTGGAGTTCCTTCGATTCAGAAGCTTTTCCTGTGCTTAAAAGTCTTTACATACGTGACTGCCCTAAGCTAGAGGGAAATTTGCCGAATCACCTTCCTGTTCTGAAAAAACTTGCGATTAAGTATTGCGAGCTGCTTGTCTCTTCTCTCCCAACGGCTCCCGCCATTCAAAGTTTGGAAATAAGTGAAAGCAATAAAGTAGCACTGCATGCGTTACCTCTATTGGTAGAGACTATAGAAGTAGAAGGAAGCCCAATGGTGGagtccatgatggaggccatcaCTAACATCCAACCAACTTGTCTCCGGTCTTTAACATTAAGGGATTGCTCGTCAGCCGTGTCATTTCCAGGTGGTCGTTTACCTGAATCACTGAAGAGTCTGCATATCAAGGATCTT